GCATCCCGCGCAAACTTGCATGCCCGCCCCTGCCGACGATGATGTGGTCGTGCACGGCAATGCCAAGCGGTTTTGCGATCTCGATGATCGCCTTGGTCATCTGGATGTCGGCCTGCGAGGGCGAGGGATCGCCGCTCGGGTGGTTGTGGACCAGGATCAGCGCGGTCGCGGAGAGTTCGAGCGCGCGCTTGATAACCTCGCGCGGATAGACCGGGGTGTGATCGACGGTGCCGGTCTGTTGCACCTCGTCGGCGATGAGCTGGTTACGCTTGTCGAGGAATAGCAGCCGAAACTGCTCCTTGTCGGCGAACGCCATGCTGGAGCGGCAATAGTCGATCACCTCGTTCCAGGACGACAGGGCGTTGCGGCTCCTGACCTCGCCCCTGGTCACGCGGCTTGCAGCCGCCGCGATCAGCTTGAGCTGGTTGATCGCGGCCTCGCCCACACCATCGACATCGCGCAGCCGCGCCACTGGCGCATGGACGACCTCGGCGAACGAGCCGAACGTCTTGATCAGCGTCTTCGCAAGCGGTTTTGTGTCGCGCCGCGGCAGCGCCGGAAACAGCGCCATCTCCAGAAGTTCATAGTCGCTCAGCGCATCCGCGCCGGCGCTGTAAAAACGCTCGCGCAGCCGCTCGCGATGGCCGTGATAGTGCGGCTCTGGGGGCGCGGGCTTCTCGGACGGGGCGCTGGACTTGGGGGCGTTGGACTTGGGGGCGCTGGGCTTGGCGGGCATCGTGCGCGCAGCATCGCCGCGGAAGGACGCTTTTGCAACCGCCAATTGCGGAGCGGCTCACCAGCCCCGATCTAGCGGCCCGGCTTCAGCCCCGGCACGAGCGCGGCGAGCCGGTCCTTGATCTGACGGCCGAACATGGGCCTGCCTGACGGCGGCGGTCCGCCGCGCGCGCCGGGTGGAGGTGGCGGCGAGGCGGGCCCCACGGTCGCGTCCGTGCGGCGGTCGACGCCGAGCGTCAGCGTTGCCACATAGCGGTCGCGCTCCTCCTTCACCGCGCAGAAGGCGCGATGCTCCGGGTCGGAACGCTGGATCACCATGTCGTTGGCGTTGATGATCGTGCGTTGCCGCGCGCGATCCTTGTAGGTGGGAACGTTGGTGTAGATGAACTCGTTCAGCGCGTCGGGCAGGAAGGTCTGCCCGGTCAGCACGTTTTTCTCGTCGAGGAACACCTTGAAATGGATGTGCGTGGTGCGCCCGTCATACCAGCCGGGATAGATGGTATCGAACGCGACCCAGCCGGCCTCGTCGGTCACTTGCGTGCCGCGCAAAAACGTCTTGCTGGAGGCATCGATGTTGTGCGCGTCGCCCTGGCCGGGAAACGCCGAGTAGAGCCCTTGCGCGTCGCAATGCCAGATGTCGACCCGCGCGCCACGCATCACTGTGCAGGGACCTGCCTCGATCACGCGCAGCTTCAGCGTCAGCGGAATGCCGGGCTTGCCTTCGGTGATGTCCGCGCGCACCAGCCTTGGATCTGAATAGAACGGCCCTTCCTCGGCGTGCGGCGTCAGGATGCAGGCCGGCTCATCGGAAGCGGCGGGCTCGGACGCCGCCTGCGCGCGGGTTTGTAACAGGCCCGCGGCGCTGGCCGATGCAAACCCAAGGAAGCCGCGGCGCGTCGACGTGCTCACGTCATCTCTCCTGTTGCTTTGACGACAGATCGTCATCGGCGAACGGAATGGCAAGATCAGGCTTTGAAGATGTCGACAATCAGCCCGCCGGTTTCCCGGCATTTCGCGCCGGCAGCGGCACCGTGACGGCAACGACGCCCGCGACGATGAGCGCCATTCCGGCGAGCATTGACCAGGTAAAGCGCTCACCGAGCCATGCAGTGCCGAGCGCCACGGCGAAGCCCGCGCGCAGGTAACTTCCGCTGGTCGTGCCGAGCGGGCCGATCGTGTGGATCAGGCGGAAATAGATCACCATCGCAATCGCCGTGCAGACGATTGCGAGTGCGATCACCGCCGCGATCGCCTGCGCCGGCGGTGGCGCCAGCGTCCAGGAACGTTCGAGCACGGCGGCGGTGGGGAGCATGAGGATCGCGGCGCAGCTCATCGCTCCGGCCGCCGTGACGATCGCGGGAAGGTTCGAGAACCGCTGGCCCCATATCGGCGCGAGCGCGTAGCAGAAGCTCGCGCCGAGCACGGCGATCTGCGCCACTGGCGCCGCCGCGCCGATCTCAGACAGCGCATCCATGCCCATCGTCACGGTGACGCCCGCAAGGCCGAGACCGACGCCGATGATCTTCTGGCCGCTGATCGCCTGTCGTCCGCGCCCGGTCGTCAACGCGATCACCAGCACGAACATCGGCGGCGTCGCATTGAGCACGCCGGCGAGGCCACTTGCGATATGCATCTCGCCCCAACTGATCAGGGTGAACGGCGCTGCGCTTTGCAGCAGCCCTTGCACGAGGAAAGCCGCCCACACCGATCCCTGGCGGGGAAGGGCGTGTCCCTGCGCGCGAGCGATCAGGATCAGGAGGATGGCCGCGATCGTCACGCGCGCGGCGACCATCGTGAATGGCGGAATCGTGGGGATCGCCACCTTGATCAGCGTGAACGAGCTGCCCCAGATCAGTGAGAGAAGCAGCAGGAGCCCGATCTCGAATATGAGCGAGGGTTGTCCTGACGCTGCCTGTTGTGCCTGCGTGCTCATGCGATTTGCTCCGGGATCTGTCGGCACTATGATCCCGAGCGGCGGTGCAGGCTGGCTGAATTCGGACCTCATCGCCCGATCGAGTCCGATTTCAGCTACTCGGCGGGCCCTGTTGAAACTATGATTTCGTCATGGCGAAGGCCCTGGCGCATCGGCAAACGCTGCCACCGCATCTCGATTGGGAGACCTGCGATCGCGCGCGGCTGGCGCGCGCCCGCGCGTTCGACGGCCTGTTCTTTTCCGGCGTTCGCTCGACGCGCATCTACTGCCGGCCGGTCTGTCCGGTTCGCCCGGCGCGCTCCGAGAACGTCACCTTCTATGCGACCGCTGCCGCCGCCGAGCGTGCCGGCTTTCGCCCATGCCTCCGTTGCCGGCCGGAAACAGCGCCGGGTTCTCCGGCCTGGATGGGAACCGCCACCACCGTCGCGCGGGGGATGCGGCTGATCAATGACGGCTTTCTCGATCGGGCGTCGATGGCGGAGCTTGCCGAAGCCCTTGGCGTCGGGCCGCGTCATCTGCTGCGCCTGTTCATGCGCCATGCCTGCGCGAGCCCGAGCGAGATCGCGGCGACGCGGCGCGTACAGGAAGCCAAGCGCCTGATCGACCAGACGGACATGCCGTTGGCGAAGATTGCTTTCGCTGCGGGGTTCGGCAGCGTTCGGCGATTCAACGATGCCTTTGCGGCAACCTACAAGCGGCCACCATCGTCATTCCGGCGTTCACGATAGACGGTGCGACGGTCGCGACGCATCAGCCGATCTGCTTCTCGCCGTGCCGCTCCGACAGCGTGAAGATCTCGACGCCCGTGGCGGTCACGCCGACGGAGTGCTCGAACTGCGCCGACAGCGAACGGTCGCGGGTCACCGCGGTCCAGCCGTCGGAGAGAATCTTCACATGCGGCTTGCCGAGATTGATCATCGGTTCGATGGTGAAGAACATGCCGGGCTTGAGCTGCACGCCTTCGCCGGGCCGGCCGATATGGATGATGTTCGGCTCGTCGTGGAACATGCGCCCCAGGCCGTGGCCGCAGAAATCGCGCACCACGCTCATGCCCTGCGGCTCGACGAAGCTCTGGATGGCGTGACCGATATCGCCGGTAGTGGCGCCGGGCTTTACGGCGGCGATGCCGCGCATCATCGCTTCATAGGTCACTTCGATCAGCCGCTCGGCTTTGCGCGCAATCGGGCCGATCGCATACATCCGGCTGGAGTCGCCGTACCAACCATCAACGATGAAGGTGACGTCGATGTTGACGATGTCGCCTTCCTTCAGCGGCCGGTCGCCGGGCATGCCGTGGCAGACCACGTGGTTGAGCGAGGTGCAGGTCGAATAGCGATAGCCGCGATACATCAGCGTCGCCGGATAGGCACCGTTGCTGAAGGCGAATTCGCGGACGAACTCGTCGATGCGCGAGGTCGGCACGCCCGGGCCGACGATGTCGGTCAGCTCGTCGAGACACTTGGCCACCAGCGCGCCTGCTTTGCGCATGCCGATGAACGCGTTCGGGCCATGCAGCTTGATCTGTCCGGTCTTGCGCAAGGAAGTATCGGTGGCTTCGACGTAGCTCATGAGGGTCGCGGTCTTTTCAGCGGAAGCGTTTGATTTCTGGCCTCAATTTAATGATCGCGGGCCGTCATGCAAGCTGCGCGGAGCCGCCCGGGGCAAAAACCGTCTCAACTCGGGACTTCTACCGTGGTTTCGGCCGGCAGCGCGCCGCCACGGACGCGGATTTCGCGCACGGGGTAGGGAACCCGGATGCCCTCGCGCTTGAAGGCATCCCACAGTGCCAGCATCACGTCGCTCTTGACGTTGTCCATGCCGTCAGGGTCCGCGATCCAGAAAGTCAGCGAGAACTTCATCCCGGCCTCCGCGAATTCGGTCAGGATGCAGTTCGCCGGCTTGCCCTTCTGCGCCCGCGGGTGGGCTGCGGCCGTATCGGCGGCGAGCTTGCAGACGAGCCGCGGATCGGCGTCGTAATTGGTACCGAAGGCGATCTTCACCAGCGTGTTCTTGTCGGTGTAGGTCCAGTTGACGACCTTTTGCGTCACCAGATCCTCGTTCGGCACCAGGAATTCGCGGCCGTCGCCGGCGGCGACGGAAATGTAGCGCGTCTTCATCGCGCTGATGCGCCCGGTATTGTCGCCGATGGTGACGAGGTCGCCGGGCTTCACCGACTTGTCCGCGAGCAAGATGATACCGGAGATGAAGTTCGCGACGATCTTCTGGAGGCCGATACCGATACCGACGCCGACAGCGCCGGAGAACACCGCGAGCGCCGAGAGGTTGATGCCGACGGCGTCGAGCGCGATGACGACGGCCACCGTCAAAAGACCGATGCGGATGATCTTGATCAGCAGCACCTGGACCGACGGCGTCAGGTCGGTCGTCGAGTTGATCCGGCTCTCGGCGAAATTGCTGGCGATATTGGTGAGCCAGAGCGCGACGATCAGGAGCGCGCCGGCCTTGATCAGCAAAAGCGGTGTCAGCCGCAATCCACCGAGCATGATACCGAAGGAATCGAGCAGATCGACCGTCGCGTCCAACTGGCCGATGATGGAGAGAGCGGCGACGAACCACGCCGTGACCGACACCAGCTTGACGATGAAGGCGTTGCGCAGCACCGAGGTGAGGAGACGGATGACGAGCCAGGCAAGGCCGAGCTTTGCAGCGACCATCAGGAGATAGCTGCGGCTCGGCCAGGTCGCATGGTACATCACCACGCGCTCGACGATGATCAGGAAGGTGAATACCGCCGTGGAGGCGCTGCCGATCAGCACGCGGATGAAGTGGCGAAGCGGCAGCGGCCAGCGCATCGCCAGCGAGGTCATGTCGATGCGGTTGCGGATGGCGGCCTCGGAGGCATAGGCGATCCCGGCCGCGGCCAGCATCAGGCCGAATTGCAGGTAGAACCAGGGCGAAGTGATCTCGGCGCCGACGCTGCGCGCCGTCGTCTGCAAGAACTCCATGAGGTCTTTGAGGTCCATGTCTATGGCGAAATTTCGTTGGCGGCGGATCGGGCGGATTTGATTCGGGACAGCGGCAGAATCCC
This genomic interval from Bradyrhizobium sp. CB82 contains the following:
- the radC gene encoding DNA repair protein RadC codes for the protein MPAKPSAPKSNAPKSSAPSEKPAPPEPHYHGHRERLRERFYSAGADALSDYELLEMALFPALPRRDTKPLAKTLIKTFGSFAEVVHAPVARLRDVDGVGEAAINQLKLIAAAASRVTRGEVRSRNALSSWNEVIDYCRSSMAFADKEQFRLLFLDKRNQLIADEVQQTGTVDHTPVYPREVIKRALELSATALILVHNHPSGDPSPSQADIQMTKAIIEIAKPLGIAVHDHIIVGRGGHASLRGMRLI
- a CDS encoding EamA family transporter; translation: MSTQAQQAASGQPSLIFEIGLLLLLSLIWGSSFTLIKVAIPTIPPFTMVAARVTIAAILLILIARAQGHALPRQGSVWAAFLVQGLLQSAAPFTLISWGEMHIASGLAGVLNATPPMFVLVIALTTGRGRQAISGQKIIGVGLGLAGVTVTMGMDALSEIGAAAPVAQIAVLGASFCYALAPIWGQRFSNLPAIVTAAGAMSCAAILMLPTAAVLERSWTLAPPPAQAIAAVIALAIVCTAIAMVIYFRLIHTIGPLGTTSGSYLRAGFAVALGTAWLGERFTWSMLAGMALIVAGVVAVTVPLPARNAGKPAG
- a CDS encoding intradiol ring-cleavage dioxygenase; the encoded protein is MSTSTRRGFLGFASASAAGLLQTRAQAASEPAASDEPACILTPHAEEGPFYSDPRLVRADITEGKPGIPLTLKLRVIEAGPCTVMRGARVDIWHCDAQGLYSAFPGQGDAHNIDASSKTFLRGTQVTDEAGWVAFDTIYPGWYDGRTTHIHFKVFLDEKNVLTGQTFLPDALNEFIYTNVPTYKDRARQRTIINANDMVIQRSDPEHRAFCAVKEERDRYVATLTLGVDRRTDATVGPASPPPPPGARGGPPPSGRPMFGRQIKDRLAALVPGLKPGR
- a CDS encoding Ada metal-binding domain-containing protein, whose product is MAKALAHRQTLPPHLDWETCDRARLARARAFDGLFFSGVRSTRIYCRPVCPVRPARSENVTFYATAAAAERAGFRPCLRCRPETAPGSPAWMGTATTVARGMRLINDGFLDRASMAELAEALGVGPRHLLRLFMRHACASPSEIAATRRVQEAKRLIDQTDMPLAKIAFAAGFGSVRRFNDAFAATYKRPPSSFRRSR
- a CDS encoding mechanosensitive ion channel domain-containing protein, with product MDLKDLMEFLQTTARSVGAEITSPWFYLQFGLMLAAAGIAYASEAAIRNRIDMTSLAMRWPLPLRHFIRVLIGSASTAVFTFLIIVERVVMYHATWPSRSYLLMVAAKLGLAWLVIRLLTSVLRNAFIVKLVSVTAWFVAALSIIGQLDATVDLLDSFGIMLGGLRLTPLLLIKAGALLIVALWLTNIASNFAESRINSTTDLTPSVQVLLIKIIRIGLLTVAVVIALDAVGINLSALAVFSGAVGVGIGIGLQKIVANFISGIILLADKSVKPGDLVTIGDNTGRISAMKTRYISVAAGDGREFLVPNEDLVTQKVVNWTYTDKNTLVKIAFGTNYDADPRLVCKLAADTAAAHPRAQKGKPANCILTEFAEAGMKFSLTFWIADPDGMDNVKSDVMLALWDAFKREGIRVPYPVREIRVRGGALPAETTVEVPS
- the map gene encoding type I methionyl aminopeptidase; protein product: MSYVEATDTSLRKTGQIKLHGPNAFIGMRKAGALVAKCLDELTDIVGPGVPTSRIDEFVREFAFSNGAYPATLMYRGYRYSTCTSLNHVVCHGMPGDRPLKEGDIVNIDVTFIVDGWYGDSSRMYAIGPIARKAERLIEVTYEAMMRGIAAVKPGATTGDIGHAIQSFVEPQGMSVVRDFCGHGLGRMFHDEPNIIHIGRPGEGVQLKPGMFFTIEPMINLGKPHVKILSDGWTAVTRDRSLSAQFEHSVGVTATGVEIFTLSERHGEKQIG